In Gadus chalcogrammus isolate NIFS_2021 chromosome 13, NIFS_Gcha_1.0, whole genome shotgun sequence, a single genomic region encodes these proteins:
- the id1 gene encoding DNA-binding protein inhibitor ID-1, translating to MWTLQTVNIAVHQLLRAETVFLRSPNSSRLFFMYNHCTSFFLETTSPSQAAVNMKVVGSTCALKSKVGGEDMVRCLSDQSLAISKMSKIPLLDEQMSVFLQDMNSCYSKLKELVPTLPTNKKASKVEILQHVIDYIWDLQVELDEPEKSRHGSGLPRTPLTTLNAELASISVENGCSDDRIMCR from the exons ATGTGGACGTTGCAAACTGTCAACATTGCCGTGCATCAACTCTTGAGAGCTGAAACAGTATTTCTTCGCTCACCAAACTCCTCTCgacttttttttatgtacaatcATTGTACCTCCTTTTTCTTGGAAACTACATCTCCCAGCCAAGCAGCCGTCAACATGAAGGTAGTCGGATCTACGTGCGCACTGAAAAGCAAGGTCGGCGGCGAGGACATGGTGCGCTGCCTGTCCGACCAGAGTCTGGCCATCTCCAAGATGTCCAAGATCCCGCTGCTGGACGAGCAGATGAGCGTCTTCCTGCAGGACATGAACAGCTGTTACAGCAAGCTGAAGGAGCTGGTGCCCACCCTGCCCACCAACAAGAAGGCCAGCAAGGTGGAGATCCTGCAGCACGTCATTGACTACATCTGGGACCTCCAGGTTGAGCTGGACGAGCCCGAGAAGAGCCGTCATGGCTCAGGGCTACCCCGCACGCCGCTGACCACCCTCAACGCGGAGCTGGCCAGCATTTCAGTCGAG AACGGCTGCTCAGACGACAGGATCATGTGCCgctaa